The following are encoded in a window of Castanea sativa cultivar Marrone di Chiusa Pesio chromosome 5, ASM4071231v1 genomic DNA:
- the LOC142634444 gene encoding putative leucine-rich repeat receptor-like serine/threonine-protein kinase At2g24130 isoform X1 yields the protein MRIPQKKHYLGFPIISTMIFIKTLIFLLLQHLALTSSYTLFGHHNPPHHSLHTDKAALMAFKKTVIHDPNSALANWEAAVDVCNFTGVTCNKKQHRVAQLSLNKTELVGLLSPILSNLTGVRILVIVGNHLFGKIPPEFCYLRRLHRLHIEGNNLHGSIPDSFALLSKLTTLLLNQNNLSGTLPPSLFSNCSLLHNIDFSNNFLTGEIPIEIGNCQVLWNLNLYSNQLTRQLPFSLANASQLYNIDVEYNFLFGELPSNLVGNLPELALLHLSYNKMVSHDNNTNLDPFFIALGNCTKLRELELAGMGLGGRLPSSIGQLGVQLNYLLLQENQIFGSIPPNLANLSNLLFLNLTYNLLNGRIPAEISQLTSLQQLFLSHNLFTSAIPPVLGKFSSHLGLLDLSHNQFSGEIPAILGNLVRINYLFLNNNLLSGMIPPTLGQCIDLNELDLSYNRLTGSIPPELAGMREIRIFINLSHNHLEGPLPIELSKLANVQEVDLSSNKLTGSIFPQISSCIALRMINFSNNSLEGRLPESLGELKNLESFDVSRNQLSGMIPMSLNKTHSLTYLNLSLNNFEGLIPTGGIFDSVTNMSFLENHRLCRSVSSKIPGIPFCSQKRRWFHSRVFLIIFILVIFIAAFLTLICCVIGFRHVRVIIHSQKTRTVRKPTTPELIHNIPRITYKELSDATSGFDDQRLVGSGSFGRVYRGVLPDGTAIAVKVLHLQSGNSTKSFNRECQVLKRIRHRNLIRIITACSLPDFKALVLPYMANGSLDCRLYLHSDTGLRSGSSDLSLIQRVNICSDIAEGMAYLHHHSPVKVIHCDLKPSNVLLNDDMTALVSDFGIAKLVMTTGGGNGAAAEMGNSTANLLCGSIGYIAPEYGYGSTTSTKGDVYSFGILVLEMVTRKRPTDDMFVGGLSLHRWVKSHYHGRIERVIDPSLVGASRDQSPEVLKMWEVAIGELIELGILCTQDSPSTRPSMLDAADDLDRLKRYLCGDTTATFASSLGISSSTLGDD from the exons ATGAGGATTCCACAAAAGAAACATTATTTGGGGTTTCCAATAATATCCACCATGATCTTCatcaaaaccttaatttttcttCTACTACAACATTTGGCTTTAACATCTAGTTATACATTGTTTGGCCATCACAACCCCCCTCACCACTCTCTGCATACAGATAAGGCTGCTCTCATGGCATTCAAAAAAACCGTAATACATGATCCCAATTCCGCACTTGCTAACTGGGAGGCGGCTGTTGATGTGTGCAACTTCACGGGTGTGACGTGCAACAAAAAACAGCACCGTGTAGCACAACTCAGTCTGAATAAAACTGAACTTGTCGGGCTGCTTTCCCCCATCCTTTCCAATCTCACTGGCGTTCGTATACTAGTGATTGTTGGCAATCACTTGTTCGGAAAAATTCCACCTGAATTTTGCTACCTTAGACGTCTCCACCGTCTCCATATTGAGGGGAACAATCTACATGGTTCAATACCAGACTCCTTTGCCCTTCTTTCCAAACTTACTACACTacttcttaaccaaaacaattTAAGCGGTACACTTCCACCTTCCTTGTTCTCCAACTGCAGTTTGTTACATAACATAGACTTCTCCAACAACTTCCTCACAGGCGAAATTCCAATAGAGATTGGAAATTGTCAAGTTCTATGGAACCTCAATTTATACAGCAATCAATTAACTAGAcaacttcctttttctttagCAAATGCTTCACAGCTGTACAACATAGATGTGgaatacaattttctttttggtgaaCTGCCTTCAAATCTTGTTGGGAATCTTCCTGAACTTGCCTTGCTTCACTTATCATATAATAAAATGGTAAGCCATGACAACAACACCAATCTTGATCCATTCTTCATTGCACTTGGAAACTGCACTAAGCTACGGGAGCTTGAATTGGCTGGCATGGGCCTTGGGGGAAGATTGCCTAGTTCCATTGGCCAACTTGGTGTCCAGCTAAACTATTTGTTACTACAGGAAAACCAAATCTTTGGATCAATTCCCCCCAATTTAGCAAATCTTTCTAACCTTTTATTCCTGAATTTGACATACAATCTTCTAAATGGAAGGATACCAGCAGAGATCAGTCAGTTAACAAGCTTACAACAACTTTTCTTATCACACAACCTTTTCACCAGTGCCATTCCTCCAGTACTAGGCAAGTTTTCTTCTCACCTGGGTCTGCTAGATCTATCACACAACCAATTCTCAGGTGAAATCCCAGCAATTCTAGGAAATTTGGTTCGAATAAATTACCTGTTTCTGAACAACAACCTTCTCTCAGGAATGATACCTCCAACTTTGGGACAGTGCATAGATCTGAATGAGCTTGACTTGTCATATAATAGATTGACAGGGAGCATCCCTCCAGAATTGGCAGGTATGCGCGAgatcagaatttttattaatctttCGCATAATCATCTCGAAGGGCCTTTGCCAATCGAGCTCAGCAAGCTAGCAAATGTGCAAGAGGTGGATCTCTCTTCAAATAAACTTACTGGAAGTATCTTTCCTCAGATATCAAGCTGCATTGCTTTGAGAATGATAAATTTCTCAAACAACTCTCTGGAAGGGCGTCTTCCAGAATCCTTAGGGGAACTTAAAAATCTTGAATCCTTTGATGTCTCACGAAACCAATTATCTGGAATGATTCCAATGAGCCTCAATaaaactcactcactcaccTATCTAAATCTTTCACTGAACAACTTTGAGGGATTGATTCCCACTGGTGGCATCTTTGATTCAGTAACAAACATGTCATTCTTGGAAAATCACCGACTTTGCAGGTCAGTCTCCAGTAAAATTCCTGGCATTCCATTTTGCTCTCAAAAGAGACGTTGGTTTCATTCCCGTGTGTTCTTGATTATATTCATATTGGTCATTTTCATAGCAGCATTCTTAACATTAATATGCTGTGTGATTGGATTTCGTCATGTTAGAGTAATTATTCACTCTCAGAAGACTAGAACAGTCAGAAAACCAACTACACCAGAACTAATCCACAATATTCCAAGAATTACCTATAAAGAACTATCAGATGCAACCTCAGGATTTGATGATCAGAGACTAGTTGGGTCCGGTAGCTTTGGACGTGTCTATAGGGGAGTTCTTCCAGATGGTACAGCCATTGCAGTAAAGGTGTTACATTTGCAATCTGGAAACTCAACAAAGAGTTTTAACAGGGAATGCCAAGTCTTAAAGAGGATTCGTCATAGAAACCTGATAAGGATTATAACAGCATGCAGTCTACCTGATTTTAAGGCTCTTGTTCTTCCTTATATGGCAAATGGGAGCTTGGATTGCCGTCTTTATCTGCACTCAGACACTGGTTTGCGTTCAGGTTCATCAGATTTGAGTCTTATCCAGAGGGTCAACATTTGCAGTGATATTGCTGAAGGGATGGCCTATCTGCATCATCATTCCCCTGTCAAAGTCATACACTGTGATCTAAAGCCAAGCAATGTTCTTCTCAACGATGACATGACGGCTCTAGTTTCTGATTTTGGGATCGCAAAATTAGTTATGACAACTGGAGGGGGAAACGGTGCTGCTGCTGAAATGGGAAATTCTACTGCAAATTTGTTATGTGGATCTATTGGATACATTGCACCAG AGTATGGGTATGGATCAACCACATCAACAAAAGGGGATGTTTACAGCTTTGGCATTCTAGTGCTTGAGATGGTGACTAGAAAAAGACCAACAGATGACATGTTTGTTGGCGGGCTAAGCCTGCACAGATGGGTGAAGAGTCACTATCATGGAAGGATAGAAAGAGTGATAGATCCTTCTTTGGTAGGAGCTTCCAGAGATCAATCCCCTGAAGTATTGAAAATGTGGGAAGTTGCAATTGGAGAATTGATTGAGTTGGGCATCCTTTGCACACAGGACTCTCCATCTACTAGGCCTTCTATGCTTGATGCAGCTGATGACTTGGATCGCCTCAAGAGATACCTTTGTGGGGATACTACAGCAACCTTCGCCTCCTCTCTTGGAATTTCATCTTCTACTCTAGGCGATGACTAA
- the LOC142634444 gene encoding putative leucine-rich repeat receptor-like serine/threonine-protein kinase At2g24130 isoform X2, with amino-acid sequence MRIPQKKHYLGFPIISTMIFIKTLIFLLLQHLALTSSYTLFGHHNPPHHSLHTDKAALMAFKKTVIHDPNSALANWEAAVDVCNFTGVTCNKKQHRVAQLSLNKTELVGLLSPILSNLTGVRILVIVGNHLFGKIPPEFCYLRRLHRLHIEGNNLHGSIPDSFALLSKLTTLLLNQNNLSGTLPPSLFSNCSLLHNIDFSNNFLTGEIPIEIGNCQVLWNLNLYSNQLTRQLPFSLANASQLYNIDVEYNFLFGELPSNLVGNLPELALLHLSYNKMVSHDNNTNLDPFFIALGNCTKLRELELAGMGLGGRLPSSIGQLGVQLNYLLLQENQIFGSIPPNLANLSNLLFLNLTYNLLNGRIPAEISQLTSLQQLFLSHNLFTSAIPPVLGKFSSHLGLLDLSHNQFSGEIPAILGNLVRINYLFLNNNLLSGMIPPTLGQCIDLNELDLSYNRLTGSIPPELAGMREIRIFINLSHNHLEGPLPIELSKLANVQEVDLSSNKLTGSIFPQISSCIALRMINFSNNSLEGRLPESLGELKNLESFDVSRNQLSGMIPMSLNKTHSLTYLNLSLNNFEGLIPTGGIFDSVTNMSFLENHRLCRVIIHSQKTRTVRKPTTPELIHNIPRITYKELSDATSGFDDQRLVGSGSFGRVYRGVLPDGTAIAVKVLHLQSGNSTKSFNRECQVLKRIRHRNLIRIITACSLPDFKALVLPYMANGSLDCRLYLHSDTGLRSGSSDLSLIQRVNICSDIAEGMAYLHHHSPVKVIHCDLKPSNVLLNDDMTALVSDFGIAKLVMTTGGGNGAAAEMGNSTANLLCGSIGYIAPEYGYGSTTSTKGDVYSFGILVLEMVTRKRPTDDMFVGGLSLHRWVKSHYHGRIERVIDPSLVGASRDQSPEVLKMWEVAIGELIELGILCTQDSPSTRPSMLDAADDLDRLKRYLCGDTTATFASSLGISSSTLGDD; translated from the exons ATGAGGATTCCACAAAAGAAACATTATTTGGGGTTTCCAATAATATCCACCATGATCTTCatcaaaaccttaatttttcttCTACTACAACATTTGGCTTTAACATCTAGTTATACATTGTTTGGCCATCACAACCCCCCTCACCACTCTCTGCATACAGATAAGGCTGCTCTCATGGCATTCAAAAAAACCGTAATACATGATCCCAATTCCGCACTTGCTAACTGGGAGGCGGCTGTTGATGTGTGCAACTTCACGGGTGTGACGTGCAACAAAAAACAGCACCGTGTAGCACAACTCAGTCTGAATAAAACTGAACTTGTCGGGCTGCTTTCCCCCATCCTTTCCAATCTCACTGGCGTTCGTATACTAGTGATTGTTGGCAATCACTTGTTCGGAAAAATTCCACCTGAATTTTGCTACCTTAGACGTCTCCACCGTCTCCATATTGAGGGGAACAATCTACATGGTTCAATACCAGACTCCTTTGCCCTTCTTTCCAAACTTACTACACTacttcttaaccaaaacaattTAAGCGGTACACTTCCACCTTCCTTGTTCTCCAACTGCAGTTTGTTACATAACATAGACTTCTCCAACAACTTCCTCACAGGCGAAATTCCAATAGAGATTGGAAATTGTCAAGTTCTATGGAACCTCAATTTATACAGCAATCAATTAACTAGAcaacttcctttttctttagCAAATGCTTCACAGCTGTACAACATAGATGTGgaatacaattttctttttggtgaaCTGCCTTCAAATCTTGTTGGGAATCTTCCTGAACTTGCCTTGCTTCACTTATCATATAATAAAATGGTAAGCCATGACAACAACACCAATCTTGATCCATTCTTCATTGCACTTGGAAACTGCACTAAGCTACGGGAGCTTGAATTGGCTGGCATGGGCCTTGGGGGAAGATTGCCTAGTTCCATTGGCCAACTTGGTGTCCAGCTAAACTATTTGTTACTACAGGAAAACCAAATCTTTGGATCAATTCCCCCCAATTTAGCAAATCTTTCTAACCTTTTATTCCTGAATTTGACATACAATCTTCTAAATGGAAGGATACCAGCAGAGATCAGTCAGTTAACAAGCTTACAACAACTTTTCTTATCACACAACCTTTTCACCAGTGCCATTCCTCCAGTACTAGGCAAGTTTTCTTCTCACCTGGGTCTGCTAGATCTATCACACAACCAATTCTCAGGTGAAATCCCAGCAATTCTAGGAAATTTGGTTCGAATAAATTACCTGTTTCTGAACAACAACCTTCTCTCAGGAATGATACCTCCAACTTTGGGACAGTGCATAGATCTGAATGAGCTTGACTTGTCATATAATAGATTGACAGGGAGCATCCCTCCAGAATTGGCAGGTATGCGCGAgatcagaatttttattaatctttCGCATAATCATCTCGAAGGGCCTTTGCCAATCGAGCTCAGCAAGCTAGCAAATGTGCAAGAGGTGGATCTCTCTTCAAATAAACTTACTGGAAGTATCTTTCCTCAGATATCAAGCTGCATTGCTTTGAGAATGATAAATTTCTCAAACAACTCTCTGGAAGGGCGTCTTCCAGAATCCTTAGGGGAACTTAAAAATCTTGAATCCTTTGATGTCTCACGAAACCAATTATCTGGAATGATTCCAATGAGCCTCAATaaaactcactcactcaccTATCTAAATCTTTCACTGAACAACTTTGAGGGATTGATTCCCACTGGTGGCATCTTTGATTCAGTAACAAACATGTCATTCTTGGAAAATCACCGACTTTGCAG AGTAATTATTCACTCTCAGAAGACTAGAACAGTCAGAAAACCAACTACACCAGAACTAATCCACAATATTCCAAGAATTACCTATAAAGAACTATCAGATGCAACCTCAGGATTTGATGATCAGAGACTAGTTGGGTCCGGTAGCTTTGGACGTGTCTATAGGGGAGTTCTTCCAGATGGTACAGCCATTGCAGTAAAGGTGTTACATTTGCAATCTGGAAACTCAACAAAGAGTTTTAACAGGGAATGCCAAGTCTTAAAGAGGATTCGTCATAGAAACCTGATAAGGATTATAACAGCATGCAGTCTACCTGATTTTAAGGCTCTTGTTCTTCCTTATATGGCAAATGGGAGCTTGGATTGCCGTCTTTATCTGCACTCAGACACTGGTTTGCGTTCAGGTTCATCAGATTTGAGTCTTATCCAGAGGGTCAACATTTGCAGTGATATTGCTGAAGGGATGGCCTATCTGCATCATCATTCCCCTGTCAAAGTCATACACTGTGATCTAAAGCCAAGCAATGTTCTTCTCAACGATGACATGACGGCTCTAGTTTCTGATTTTGGGATCGCAAAATTAGTTATGACAACTGGAGGGGGAAACGGTGCTGCTGCTGAAATGGGAAATTCTACTGCAAATTTGTTATGTGGATCTATTGGATACATTGCACCAG AGTATGGGTATGGATCAACCACATCAACAAAAGGGGATGTTTACAGCTTTGGCATTCTAGTGCTTGAGATGGTGACTAGAAAAAGACCAACAGATGACATGTTTGTTGGCGGGCTAAGCCTGCACAGATGGGTGAAGAGTCACTATCATGGAAGGATAGAAAGAGTGATAGATCCTTCTTTGGTAGGAGCTTCCAGAGATCAATCCCCTGAAGTATTGAAAATGTGGGAAGTTGCAATTGGAGAATTGATTGAGTTGGGCATCCTTTGCACACAGGACTCTCCATCTACTAGGCCTTCTATGCTTGATGCAGCTGATGACTTGGATCGCCTCAAGAGATACCTTTGTGGGGATACTACAGCAACCTTCGCCTCCTCTCTTGGAATTTCATCTTCTACTCTAGGCGATGACTAA